In Geobacillus kaustophilus, a genomic segment contains:
- a CDS encoding diacylglycerol/lipid kinase family protein, giving the protein MNFYFIINPAAKNGRSVSIWKQLQPLLDREGIIYQVYWTTRKGEGKEIARRIGEESVEPTVIVAVGGDGTVHEVVNGAGSFPHVAIGCIPAGTGNDFVRGFRLARKPKQALRQLIDDVRFGKVLAFDLGRFASRAVPDGVFANSIGCGFDAHIARTANRSKWKGRLNRFGLGSLIYVFYLVRDLFRYQPVDLDICVDGQNYSFLKAWMATVSNHPYYGGGMRIAPSAQADDGLLHVTVVGPMPRWKILALFLTVFWGGHVRMKEVCLFTGRNVCIRSAAPVPIHADGEDAGEGEVSAWIEAKGMRVIGAEPGE; this is encoded by the coding sequence ATGAACTTTTATTTCATCATCAATCCCGCCGCTAAAAACGGGCGGTCCGTGTCGATTTGGAAGCAACTGCAGCCGTTGCTCGATCGGGAAGGAATCATCTATCAGGTGTATTGGACGACCCGAAAGGGAGAAGGAAAGGAAATCGCCCGACGAATTGGCGAGGAAAGCGTTGAGCCGACGGTGATCGTAGCGGTCGGGGGCGATGGGACAGTGCATGAAGTGGTGAACGGAGCGGGTTCGTTTCCGCACGTTGCGATTGGCTGCATTCCCGCCGGAACAGGAAACGACTTTGTCCGCGGCTTCCGTCTCGCCCGAAAACCGAAACAGGCGCTCCGACAGCTGATAGATGATGTTCGTTTCGGCAAGGTTTTGGCTTTCGATCTCGGCCGTTTTGCAAGCAGAGCCGTGCCGGACGGAGTGTTTGCCAACAGCATCGGCTGCGGTTTTGACGCCCATATCGCCCGCACGGCCAACCGTTCAAAATGGAAAGGGCGGCTGAATCGTTTTGGACTCGGTTCACTCATTTATGTGTTTTATTTAGTAAGAGATTTGTTTCGCTATCAACCGGTTGACCTTGATATTTGTGTGGATGGACAGAATTATTCGTTTTTGAAGGCTTGGATGGCAACGGTTTCGAATCACCCATACTACGGTGGAGGAATGCGCATCGCGCCGTCCGCTCAGGCCGATGACGGCTTGCTTCATGTGACGGTCGTCGGGCCGATGCCGCGTTGGAAAATTCTTGCGCTGTTTTTAACCGTATTTTGGGGCGGGCATGTACGAATGAAAGAGGTTTGCTTGTTCACTGGGCGGAACGTGTGCATCCGCTCGGCTGCCCCTGTTCCGATCCACGCGGATGGCGAGGATGCAGGAGAAGGGGAAGTGTCGGCTTGGATTGAGGCTAAGGGGATGCGAGTCATTGGCGCGGAACCTGGTGAATGA
- the murB gene encoding UDP-N-acetylmuramate dehydrogenase has protein sequence MERAEQIYQRLMEICGERNVLRDEPMKNHTLVRIGGKADFLVWPETYEQVIEVLRLKEEYHLPFTLLGNGSNVIIRDGGLRGIVMQLKHLNRIWREGNNVIAQSGADIKAVSRFALEQSLTGLEFACGIPGSVGGAIMMNAGAYGGEVKDVLDHVKVATLAGELKTLKNEELELGYRTSIISRTHDIVLEVVFALQRGDYAQIKAKMDDLTFQRESKQPLEYPSVGSVFKRPPGYFAGKLIQDSGLQGKGFGGAEVSTKHAGFIINKNNATAADYIATIEMVRKTVKEKFGVDLELEVKIIGEE, from the coding sequence ATGGAACGTGCGGAACAGATTTATCAAAGGCTTATGGAAATTTGTGGAGAAAGGAACGTCCTTCGTGATGAGCCGATGAAAAACCATACATTGGTGCGGATCGGCGGCAAGGCCGATTTTCTCGTCTGGCCGGAAACGTACGAGCAGGTCATTGAGGTGTTGCGGCTGAAAGAAGAGTACCACCTGCCGTTTACGCTTCTTGGCAACGGTTCGAACGTCATCATCCGCGATGGCGGGCTGCGCGGCATTGTCATGCAGCTGAAGCATTTGAACCGCATTTGGCGCGAAGGAAACAACGTGATCGCACAAAGCGGGGCGGACATTAAAGCGGTGTCGCGGTTTGCGCTGGAACAAAGCCTTACCGGTTTGGAGTTTGCCTGCGGCATCCCAGGGTCGGTCGGCGGGGCGATCATGATGAACGCCGGGGCATACGGCGGTGAAGTGAAAGATGTGCTTGATCATGTCAAAGTGGCGACGCTCGCCGGCGAGTTGAAAACGTTAAAGAACGAGGAGCTGGAGCTTGGCTATCGAACAAGCATTATCAGCCGGACGCATGATATTGTGCTCGAAGTCGTCTTTGCGCTCCAGCGGGGCGATTATGCGCAAATCAAGGCGAAGATGGATGATTTAACATTTCAGCGCGAATCGAAACAGCCGCTTGAATATCCATCGGTTGGCAGCGTGTTCAAGCGTCCGCCGGGCTATTTTGCCGGCAAGCTCATCCAAGACAGCGGCCTTCAGGGAAAAGGATTCGGCGGTGCGGAAGTGTCGACGAAGCATGCAGGATTCATTATTAACAAAAATAATGCGACAGCTGCCGATTACATCGCGACGATCGAAATGGTGCGCAAAACAGTGAAGGAAAAATTCGGGGTCGATCTCGAATTGGAAGTCAAAATTATTGGCGAGGAATGA
- a CDS encoding ribonucleoside-diphosphate reductase subunit alpha, which yields MTVLTKMIIIDDQGKPISFSREEFASLIHRTAAGFGRLSLDEYVERVWQLVSRKETVTVEQLYQTAVLEGLSYISEEEPDWTFVCARLYLRQLYREAARHRGYDERERYGDFYSLLAALTEQGVYSPLLLERYTKEEIDAIGAFLDPDKDKLFTYIGLRTLADRYLARDYERRLYELPQERFLVIAMTLMANEPATRRLALVKEAYWALSNLYMTVATPTLANAGKSYGQLSSCFVDTVDDSLQGIYDSNTDIANLSKSGGGIGVYLGKIRSRGSDIKGFKGVSSGVIPWMKQLNNTAVSVDQLGQRKGAISVYLDVWHKDIFAFLDARLNNGDERLRTHDLFTGVCIPDLFMEQVEQRGDWYLFDPHEVRKVMGFSLEDFYDEEKGRGSFREKYWQCVNEPSLSKEKVPAIEVMKSIMRSQLESGTPFMFYRDEVNRQNPNRHLGMIYCSNLCTEIAQNQSPTVMKRQYVKDGTIIIEKIPGDFVVCNLSSINLARAVTDGVLARLISIQMRMLDNVIDLNNIPVLQAGLTNQKYRAVGLGTFGWHHLLALKGIRWESDEAVRYADELYETIAYLAIQASMELAKEKGSYPAFPGSDWQTGAYFERRGYQSHGELDWDQLKQDVARYGMRNGYIMAIAPNASTSIIAGSTASIDPIFLKVYAEEKKDYKIPVTVPDLNEQTTWYYKSAYHIDQHWSIKQNAARQRHVDQAISFNFYVMNTIKAKELLDLHLTAWKSGVKTTYYVRSTSGTIEECDSCAS from the coding sequence ATGACCGTGCTGACGAAAATGATCATCATCGATGACCAAGGGAAACCGATTTCTTTTTCACGTGAAGAGTTTGCATCGCTGATCCATCGGACCGCGGCTGGATTCGGCCGCCTGTCGCTTGATGAATATGTCGAGCGTGTTTGGCAGCTCGTCTCGCGAAAAGAAACGGTTACGGTTGAACAGTTGTATCAGACGGCTGTCTTGGAGGGGTTATCGTATATAAGCGAAGAGGAGCCGGACTGGACGTTTGTGTGCGCGCGGCTGTATTTGCGGCAATTGTACCGTGAAGCGGCGCGGCATCGCGGGTACGACGAGCGCGAGCGGTACGGCGATTTCTATTCGCTGCTTGCCGCCCTGACGGAACAAGGGGTGTACAGTCCGCTTCTGTTGGAACGTTATACGAAAGAAGAAATCGACGCCATCGGCGCGTTTCTTGATCCCGATAAGGACAAGCTGTTTACGTACATCGGGCTGCGCACACTCGCGGACCGGTATTTGGCGCGCGATTATGAGCGGCGGCTGTATGAACTGCCGCAGGAGCGGTTTTTGGTCATTGCCATGACGTTAATGGCGAATGAACCGGCCACACGGCGGCTTGCGCTCGTGAAGGAAGCGTATTGGGCGTTAAGCAACTTATACATGACGGTGGCGACGCCGACGCTCGCCAACGCCGGGAAATCGTACGGCCAGCTCTCAAGCTGCTTTGTCGATACGGTCGATGACAGCTTGCAAGGAATTTATGACAGCAACACCGACATCGCCAATTTGTCCAAATCAGGCGGCGGCATTGGCGTCTATTTAGGCAAAATCCGTTCGCGCGGCAGCGACATCAAAGGGTTTAAAGGAGTCTCTTCCGGCGTCATCCCGTGGATGAAGCAGCTGAACAACACAGCGGTGAGCGTTGACCAGTTGGGGCAGCGCAAAGGGGCCATTTCCGTTTATTTGGATGTATGGCATAAAGACATTTTCGCGTTTTTGGACGCGCGGCTCAACAACGGCGATGAACGGCTGCGGACGCATGATTTGTTCACCGGCGTGTGCATTCCGGACTTGTTCATGGAGCAGGTCGAACAGCGAGGCGACTGGTATTTGTTTGATCCGCATGAAGTGCGGAAGGTGATGGGCTTTAGCTTGGAAGACTTTTATGATGAGGAAAAAGGGCGCGGGAGTTTTCGCGAGAAATATTGGCAATGCGTCAACGAACCGAGCCTGTCGAAAGAGAAAGTGCCGGCGATTGAAGTGATGAAAAGCATCATGCGCAGCCAGCTTGAGTCGGGGACGCCGTTTATGTTTTACCGCGATGAAGTGAACCGGCAAAACCCGAACCGCCATCTCGGGATGATCTACTGCAGCAATCTTTGCACCGAGATCGCGCAAAACCAAAGCCCAACGGTGATGAAACGGCAATATGTGAAAGACGGGACGATTATCATTGAAAAAATACCAGGCGATTTTGTCGTCTGCAATTTATCGTCGATCAATTTGGCGCGTGCGGTGACCGATGGAGTTTTGGCGCGGCTCATCTCGATTCAAATGCGGATGCTTGATAATGTCATCGATCTCAATAATATCCCAGTTCTGCAAGCCGGCCTGACGAACCAAAAATATCGCGCTGTCGGGCTTGGCACCTTTGGCTGGCATCATCTTTTGGCGTTAAAAGGCATTCGCTGGGAGTCAGACGAAGCGGTCCGCTATGCCGACGAGCTGTATGAAACGATCGCTTATTTGGCGATTCAGGCGAGCATGGAGCTTGCAAAAGAAAAAGGAAGTTACCCGGCGTTTCCAGGGTCGGACTGGCAGACGGGCGCTTATTTTGAACGGCGCGGCTACCAAAGCCACGGCGAACTCGATTGGGATCAGCTGAAGCAAGATGTGGCCCGCTACGGGATGCGCAACGGCTATATCATGGCCATCGCTCCGAACGCATCGACGTCGATCATCGCTGGCAGCACGGCGAGCATTGATCCCATTTTCTTAAAAGTATACGCCGAGGAAAAGAAAGATTATAAGATTCCCGTTACGGTGCCAGATTTAAACGAACAGACGACATGGTATTACAAATCGGCGTACCATATCGACCAGCATTGGAGCATCAAACAAAACGCCGCCCGCCAGCGCCATGTCGACCAAGCCATCTCATTTAACTTCTACGTCATGAACACGATTAAGGCAAAAGAGCTGCTCGATTTACATTTGACGGCATGGAAGTCGGGGGTGAAAACGACGTATTACGTGCGTTCGACATCGGGGACGATCGAAGAGTGCGATTCTTGCGCGAGCTGA
- a CDS encoding ribonucleotide-diphosphate reductase subunit beta: MTISLVKRPIMDPEAPNRSTGIINGRCSNVLNWDDIAYPWAYAKYKRMLANFWTPFEINMSQDVKQFPQLTAREQDAFLKIIGLLALLDSIQTDYAGRVADYITDPSINALMIMLAQQEVIHNHSYSYVLSSLVPKAKQDEVFDFWRNEPTLRKRNDFVTNGYKAFAEEPNVENLLRSIVFDVILEGLFFYSGFAFFYNLARQQKMVATSTMINYINRDEHIHVDLFAKIFKEVLNEYPEYRTPELADFVRETFMKAAELEIEWAREIIGHDIDGIDLADLEAYIKFYANVRAHQLGFDRPFDGYRTNPLRWIKAYEEVDLGKSDFFEQKPRQYTKVQVDNGFDEL, from the coding sequence ATGACGATCAGCTTAGTCAAACGGCCGATTATGGATCCAGAGGCGCCGAACCGTTCGACGGGCATCATCAATGGCCGCTGCTCGAATGTGTTGAACTGGGACGATATCGCCTACCCATGGGCGTATGCGAAATATAAGCGAATGCTCGCCAACTTTTGGACGCCGTTTGAAATCAATATGTCGCAAGATGTGAAGCAGTTTCCGCAGCTGACCGCCCGCGAGCAGGATGCGTTTTTGAAAATCATCGGACTGTTGGCGCTGCTTGACAGCATCCAAACCGACTACGCTGGGCGCGTCGCCGATTACATTACGGACCCGAGCATCAATGCGCTCATGATCATGCTCGCCCAGCAGGAAGTCATTCACAACCATTCGTATTCGTACGTGCTCTCGAGCCTTGTGCCGAAAGCGAAGCAAGATGAAGTATTCGACTTTTGGCGGAACGAACCGACGCTGCGCAAGCGGAACGATTTTGTGACGAACGGCTACAAGGCGTTTGCGGAAGAGCCGAACGTGGAAAACTTGCTGCGGTCGATCGTCTTTGACGTCATTTTAGAAGGGCTGTTTTTCTACTCGGGGTTCGCCTTTTTCTACAACCTCGCGCGCCAGCAAAAAATGGTGGCGACGAGCACGATGATCAATTACATCAACCGGGATGAGCACATTCATGTCGACTTGTTTGCGAAAATTTTCAAGGAAGTGTTGAACGAATACCCGGAATATCGGACGCCGGAGCTGGCGGATTTTGTCCGCGAAACGTTTATGAAAGCGGCTGAGCTGGAAATCGAATGGGCTCGGGAAATCATCGGGCATGACATCGATGGCATCGACTTGGCTGATTTGGAAGCGTACATTAAGTTTTACGCCAACGTCCGCGCCCATCAGCTTGGATTTGACCGCCCGTTTGACGGCTATCGGACGAACCCGCTCCGCTGGATTAAAGCGTATGAAGAAGTCGACCTCGGCAAATCAGACTTCTTTGAACAGAAGCCGCGCCAATATACGAAAGTGCAAGTGGACAACGGATTTGATGAGTTATAA
- a CDS encoding family 1 encapsulin nanocompartment shell protein, translating to MDKTKLYSEAPLTSSQWGELDELVIETARRQLVGRRFIDLYGPLGEGVQSVANDIYMNPEQGDMSFHGKELSLSEPTRRVHLTIPLLYKDFILYWRDIEQAKQLGSPIDFSAAANAAQQCALLEDDLIFNGSTEFDVPGIMNVKGKIAHIRSDWMKSGNAFTDVVEARNKLLQLGHTGPYALVLSPELYALIHRVHEGTHVLEIEHIRELMTAGIYQTPVIKGKRGVVIDTGRQNIDLAVAADMQTAFLDTENMNYLFRVYESVVPRIKRPSAICTLEDPNESA from the coding sequence ATGGATAAAACGAAGCTGTACTCAGAAGCCCCTCTCACAAGCAGCCAATGGGGCGAGCTTGACGAATTGGTCATTGAAACGGCGCGCCGCCAGCTCGTCGGCCGCCGATTTATCGATTTGTACGGTCCGCTCGGCGAAGGCGTCCAGTCGGTCGCCAACGATATTTATATGAACCCGGAACAGGGGGACATGAGCTTCCACGGCAAAGAGCTGAGCCTTTCTGAGCCAACGCGGCGCGTACATTTAACGATTCCACTTTTATATAAGGATTTTATTTTATACTGGCGCGATATCGAACAGGCGAAACAGCTCGGCAGCCCGATCGACTTTTCCGCCGCCGCCAACGCCGCTCAGCAATGCGCGCTGCTCGAGGACGATTTGATTTTCAATGGTTCAACTGAATTTGATGTGCCAGGCATTATGAACGTCAAAGGAAAAATCGCCCACATTCGCAGCGATTGGATGAAATCGGGCAACGCCTTCACTGACGTCGTCGAAGCGCGCAACAAGCTGCTTCAGCTCGGCCATACCGGCCCATACGCGCTCGTCTTGTCGCCGGAATTGTATGCGTTGATCCACCGCGTCCATGAAGGAACGCACGTGCTTGAAATTGAGCATATTCGCGAGCTGATGACCGCTGGCATTTACCAAACTCCGGTCATTAAAGGCAAACGCGGCGTCGTTATTGACACCGGCCGACAAAACATCGACCTCGCTGTCGCGGCCGACATGCAAACTGCGTTTTTAGACACAGAAAATATGAACTACCTATTCCGCGTCTATGAGTCCGTCGTACCGCGCATCAAACGTCCAAGCGCCATCTGCACGCTCGAGGATCCGAACGAGTCAGCATGA
- a CDS encoding IMEF encapsulin system ferritin-like cargo protein, with amino-acid sequence MHDTLAEVSAILGRSKEALGQFQSILEPTIEQASDDHARLYWHHIYEEEEHRFDRLTALLPKLEEALADEAFLSRENGDFLRLLQDISLEKFGLHNFLEHLDLSLFHYKGTEHEPAITALRDMTAADYQQMKAALETLNRALDAPLSFAAAVPTDEKENQKDHLKLAQYAAMPTASSSVSPSSKARRQLTVGSLKNI; translated from the coding sequence TTGCACGACACGTTAGCAGAAGTCAGCGCCATTCTTGGCCGGTCGAAAGAAGCGCTCGGCCAGTTTCAATCGATTTTAGAACCGACGATTGAACAGGCCTCTGACGACCATGCACGGCTGTATTGGCATCATATTTACGAAGAAGAGGAACACCGGTTTGACCGTTTGACCGCCTTGCTTCCAAAGTTGGAGGAGGCGTTGGCGGACGAAGCATTCTTATCGCGGGAAAACGGCGACTTTTTGCGCCTGTTGCAAGACATCAGCCTTGAAAAATTCGGCTTGCACAACTTTTTGGAGCATCTCGATTTGTCCCTCTTCCACTATAAAGGAACGGAACATGAACCAGCCATTACGGCACTGCGCGACATGACCGCTGCGGACTACCAACAGATGAAAGCGGCCCTCGAAACGCTCAATCGCGCGCTGGACGCACCGCTTTCCTTCGCGGCCGCGGTGCCGACAGACGAAAAAGAGAACCAAAAAGATCACCTAAAACTAGCTCAGTATGCCGCCATGCCCACCGCGTCGTCATCCGTCAGCCCATCGTCCAAAGCGCGGCGGCAACTGACGGTCGGCAGCTTAAAAAACATATAA
- a CDS encoding 2Fe-2S iron-sulfur cluster-binding protein — protein MVKPFTVGSLKPASRSTERLASATAKPDGSPVVRPSVIQIKQNGKTFTVQRNPGVSLLDAALGQGVLLDHKCKKGTCGRCMITVLAGAHLLAPKTRREREKTDQPAKRLACQAQIQ, from the coding sequence ATGGTAAAACCGTTCACAGTCGGCTCATTGAAGCCCGCCTCCCGGTCAACGGAGCGCCTCGCTTCCGCCACAGCTAAGCCTGATGGATCGCCCGTTGTGCGGCCGTCTGTCATTCAAATCAAACAAAACGGAAAAACATTCACTGTACAGCGCAATCCCGGCGTTTCGCTTCTTGACGCCGCCCTAGGACAAGGTGTTCTGCTCGATCACAAATGCAAAAAAGGAACGTGTGGCCGTTGCATGATCACCGTTCTGGCCGGCGCTCACCTTCTCGCTCCGAAAACGCGGCGCGAGCGCGAAAAAACGGATCAACCAGCCAAACGGCTTGCCTGCCAAGCACAAATCCAATAA
- the asnB gene encoding asparagine synthase (glutamine-hydrolyzing), which produces MCGFIGCIHDRPKAIEQTWKTMLMEMNRLITHRGPDDEGYFFDEYVSFGFRRLSIIDLEAGHQPLSYENDRYWIIFNGEIYNYIELREELAAKGYSFVTHSDTEAIVALYSAEKEKAVEKLRGMFAFVIWDKQEKTVFAARDPFGIKPFFYAEQGDRTFFASEKKSILLALGQESLNGDSLQHYLTFQYVPEPMTMSDGIYKLEPGHYLKKKVGKPLTIHRYWKASFEPIRQSEEELVKQIRDALFDSVSVHMRSDVPVGAFLSGGIDSSFIVAIAKQFHPHLKTFSVGFEREGFSEIDVAQETAEKLGVDNISYVISPQEYIDELPKIMWYMDDPLADPAAVPLYFVAREARKYVTVVLSGEGADELFGGYNIYREPESLRLFARMPSIVKAVLRMIAKLLPDGMKGKSFLERGTTPLEERYVGNAKIYSEKEKAALLKTYQEGREYTAVTAPFYRETLHYPPVNRMQYIDLHTWLRGDILVKADKMTMAHSLELRVPFLDKKVFDVAAKIAPDMKTANGTTKYILRKAAEGIVPDHVLNRKKLGFPVPIRHWLKNEMYDWARQLINESETDHLFHKDVLYRLLDEHARHKADHSRKLWTALAFMVWHQVYVEKKYDFAQSVQNEKRPASVLEA; this is translated from the coding sequence ATGTGCGGTTTTATTGGTTGTATTCATGATCGCCCGAAAGCGATTGAGCAAACATGGAAAACAATGTTGATGGAGATGAACCGCCTGATTACCCATCGCGGCCCCGACGATGAGGGGTATTTTTTTGATGAATACGTGAGTTTTGGCTTTCGGCGGCTGAGCATCATCGATCTGGAGGCGGGACATCAGCCGCTGTCTTATGAAAACGATCGATATTGGATCATTTTTAATGGGGAAATTTACAACTATATTGAATTGCGGGAAGAGCTGGCGGCGAAAGGATATTCGTTTGTGACGCATTCGGATACCGAGGCGATTGTTGCCCTTTACAGCGCGGAAAAAGAAAAAGCGGTCGAAAAACTGCGCGGGATGTTTGCGTTTGTCATTTGGGACAAACAAGAGAAAACGGTGTTTGCGGCGCGGGATCCGTTTGGCATTAAGCCGTTTTTTTATGCGGAGCAAGGAGATCGCACGTTTTTCGCTTCGGAAAAGAAAAGCATCTTGCTGGCTCTAGGACAGGAATCGCTGAACGGTGATTCCCTGCAGCATTATTTAACGTTCCAATATGTTCCTGAGCCGATGACGATGTCAGATGGCATTTACAAGTTAGAGCCGGGTCATTATCTCAAGAAAAAAGTCGGAAAACCGCTCACGATTCATCGTTATTGGAAGGCATCCTTCGAGCCCATTCGTCAATCGGAAGAGGAGCTTGTCAAGCAAATCCGCGATGCGCTGTTTGATTCGGTCAGCGTCCATATGCGCAGCGATGTGCCGGTTGGTGCGTTTTTGTCGGGAGGCATTGATTCATCGTTCATCGTCGCCATCGCGAAACAATTCCATCCGCACCTAAAGACGTTTTCTGTCGGGTTTGAGCGGGAAGGGTTCAGCGAAATTGATGTCGCCCAAGAAACGGCGGAGAAGCTTGGGGTGGACAATATTAGCTATGTCATTTCGCCGCAGGAGTATATCGATGAATTGCCGAAAATCATGTGGTATATGGATGATCCGCTGGCTGATCCTGCGGCTGTGCCGTTGTATTTTGTCGCCCGTGAGGCGAGAAAGTATGTCACGGTTGTGCTTTCCGGCGAGGGGGCGGACGAGCTGTTCGGCGGCTACAACATCTACCGCGAACCAGAGTCATTGCGGCTGTTTGCGCGAATGCCCAGCATCGTAAAAGCCGTGTTGCGGATGATCGCGAAGCTGCTTCCGGACGGGATGAAAGGAAAAAGCTTTTTGGAGCGCGGTACAACACCGCTCGAAGAACGGTATGTCGGCAATGCCAAAATCTATAGCGAAAAGGAAAAAGCGGCGTTGCTCAAAACGTACCAAGAGGGGCGCGAATATACGGCGGTGACGGCTCCTTTTTACCGCGAAACGCTTCATTACCCGCCCGTCAACCGGATGCAGTATATTGATCTTCATACATGGCTAAGGGGTGATATTTTAGTCAAAGCGGACAAAATGACGATGGCCCATTCGCTTGAGCTGCGCGTTCCCTTTTTAGACAAAAAGGTGTTTGATGTCGCGGCCAAAATCGCCCCTGACATGAAAACAGCCAACGGCACGACGAAATATATTTTGCGTAAAGCGGCTGAGGGCATTGTGCCGGATCATGTGTTAAACCGAAAAAAATTAGGGTTCCCGGTGCCGATTCGCCACTGGCTGAAAAACGAAATGTATGACTGGGCGAGACAGCTCATCAACGAAAGCGAGACGGATCATCTGTTCCATAAGGACGTGCTCTATCGGCTGCTGGATGAACATGCCCGCCACAAGGCGGACCACAGCCGCAAGCTGTGGACGGCGTTGGCGTTTATGGTTTGGCATCAAGTGTATGTAGAAAAGAAGTACGATTTTGCTCAATCCGTACAAAACGAAAAGCGTCCAGCGTCCGTTTTGGAGGCGTAA
- a CDS encoding C39 family peptidase, producing MFAFILFLTFLIVSLCFVLLRRPLNGRMDQLSLGLYISCFFLLASSLSYYASSAQTGDAIKAFVQKRNSRETDPPPSNQAKEVNRSAAPSKKRILRTSVLIDAPLLSQLPELPRGCEVTSLAMLLNHAGIRVDKMTLAKQIKKNPTPYQVRNGQVFYGHPNEGFVGDMYTLSKPGYGVYHKPIKQLAEWYLPNQIVDLTGQSFEIIYTYLAKGTPVWVITNTTFRPLPPSAFREWQTPQGPIKITYREHAVLITGYDEQYIYFNDPLTAVKNQKAPKQDFIDAWVQMGRQAITYHR from the coding sequence TTGTTCGCGTTTATCCTTTTTTTGACTTTTCTCATCGTTTCCCTTTGTTTTGTTCTCTTGAGAAGACCTCTAAACGGGAGGATGGATCAACTGTCGCTCGGATTGTATATTTCCTGTTTCTTTCTATTGGCCTCCTCATTATCCTATTATGCAAGCTCGGCCCAGACAGGCGATGCCATCAAAGCCTTCGTACAGAAAAGAAACAGCAGAGAAACCGATCCGCCCCCCAGCAATCAAGCGAAGGAGGTGAATCGATCAGCTGCTCCTTCAAAGAAACGAATTCTAAGGACATCCGTCCTTATTGACGCTCCCCTTTTGTCTCAGCTTCCGGAACTGCCAAGAGGATGCGAGGTGACCAGCTTGGCCATGCTCTTGAATCATGCGGGCATTCGCGTCGATAAGATGACGTTGGCGAAACAAATCAAGAAAAACCCTACTCCATATCAAGTGAGGAATGGCCAAGTGTTTTACGGACACCCAAATGAAGGGTTTGTCGGCGATATGTATACGTTATCGAAGCCTGGATACGGCGTGTACCATAAGCCGATCAAGCAGTTGGCTGAATGGTACTTGCCAAACCAAATCGTCGACTTAACAGGGCAATCGTTTGAGATCATCTATACATACTTGGCCAAAGGCACACCGGTTTGGGTGATTACGAACACCACCTTTCGTCCTCTTCCTCCCTCTGCCTTTCGGGAATGGCAAACCCCGCAAGGCCCGATCAAAATCACGTACCGGGAACATGCGGTGCTCATTACGGGATATGATGAGCAGTACATTTATTTCAATGATCCATTGACCGCTGTCAAAAACCAAAAAGCGCCGAAACAAGACTTTATCGACGCTTGGGTTCAAATGGGACGGCAAGCGATTACCTACCACCGTTAG
- a CDS encoding VC0807 family protein, translating into MVLWHALRGPVGEYGAMLICTIPGAIYTVYRFWSVRKVQLFGTFLIVNLAVGTLLNVLAGSALQMLWNDVWHSIALAVCFLATVAVKRSLMLYFSLDFVEMQGAPPFASENSPCFSNSFKTEFIFCSFLPCLVFHGPANGPVLFAVWLFVSEVVKQRQRRGPPPVYFQPSLLDVPGHSLWRRQLSFAGC; encoded by the coding sequence ATCGTTCTATGGCATGCGCTGCGCGGCCCGGTCGGAGAGTACGGGGCGATGCTCATCTGTACCATTCCGGGGGCGATTTATACAGTGTATCGATTTTGGTCAGTTCGCAAAGTGCAGTTGTTTGGCACGTTTTTGATTGTCAATCTGGCGGTTGGCACGCTATTGAACGTGTTGGCTGGATCCGCGTTGCAAATGTTATGGAACGATGTATGGCACTCGATCGCTTTGGCTGTCTGTTTTCTAGCGACTGTCGCTGTCAAGCGGTCATTGATGCTTTATTTTTCGCTTGATTTTGTGGAAATGCAGGGAGCGCCCCCGTTCGCTTCCGAAAACAGCCCTTGCTTTAGCAACAGCTTCAAAACGGAATTTATTTTTTGTTCTTTTCTTCCTTGTCTTGTTTTCCATGGGCCAGCGAATGGTCCTGTTTTGTTTGCGGTTTGGCTGTTTGTTTCGGAGGTTGTGAAACAGAGACAGAGGCGCGGACCGCCGCCTGTTTATTTCCAGCCGTCACTGCTTGATGTTCCCGGCCATTCCCTTTGGCGCCGGCAGCTGTCGTTTGCCGGGTGCTGA